GCGGAAACGGCAGAGCCTGCCAGGATGAGACGTATGGAGCTCACCTTATGATTTCCCATCCCTATGCCATATACCATGATAGCAGCCCCGGCTGCCCCGATAAATGCGAGAAGCATAGTTCCCATAGACGAAATGGATGGGAAGGCAACCGCCGAGAGGGCCACCAGAAATCCTGCCCCTGCATTGATTCCCAGGAGCCCTGCGTCAGCCAGGGGATTTCTGGCAGTTCCCTGCATAACTGCTCCGGAAAGAGCAAAAGCCGCCCCTGTAAAACAGGCGGCCAGAGCCCTGGGCATCCGCATTTCCAACATGATTCTCCCCATCTCAGAAGAACGATCCACAGAAGTCAGAGTATGGAGCAATATTTTGAGGTTTCCTCCGGCGACACCGATGCTGATTGAAAACAAAAGGGACAGGAGCAAAATAAATGCCAGACATATGATGAAACACACATATGCCTTCTTCTTTCCCCGCCGGGTCCTGTCCTGTTTTCTACTCCACATTTGCGTGATTAATGATTGCATCTGCCAGTTTCTCCATATAAATCAGTTTACCGCCCGGCGTATAAGCCATATTGTACTGAACATCATTTTTTCCGTAGTATACGTTTCCGTTCTGTACAGCATTCAAATTCTGCCAGGTAGGGCTGTCCCCTGTGTCTCCTACATTCCCGTCATCGCTAAAGAAGAAAATATGATCTGCATCGATTTTTGAAAAGTACTCCGCATCTACTACTTCACCCCAGACATCCTCAGGCACTCCAGATGATGGTGTGAGTTTCAGTTCATCATATACGAGCTCTCCCGGACCTCCCGTGCGGTAAACATAATAAGAACCAAAGTGTACGGAATTCGCCTCCAATACAGCAAAAGTCTCATCTCCTGCAACCGCCTTCACCTTTTCGGAGAGTTCAGAAGCCTTTACATCGTAATCCTCCAGCCATTGATGGACTACATCCTCCTTGTCAAACCACTCTCCAAGCTGCTGGAAACGTCCTTTCCAGTTCACATAATTAATGTTATCATCAATCATGGCCGTTGGAGCAATTTCCTTAAGCTGATCGTACACCTTGTCATGGCGGATATTCATAAGAATCAGATCCGGCTTCAGCTCTGCAATTTTCTCAAGATCCAGATCTCCGACAGAGCCTGAATAGTTTCCCACTATCTCCACATTATTTTCCGTAAAGTACTCCTGAAGATAGTCAGGCACAGTTGTCCCGTCAAACATGCTGGTATTAGCTGAGCCCACAAATGGAATCCCCATGGCAATCAGCTCGTCTGCCGAACCGGATACATCTACAATGCGTCGGGGATCGGACGGTATTTCAACGGTTCCTTTCATGTCCTTTATGGATATGGTATCTTCCCTTTCCTTTTGTTCTTCTGTCGTTTCAGTTAATTCTTTATCTGTCTGCGGATCCTTTGACCCATTCTGGCAGGCAGTCATTAAGGCCGCCAACACACAAATCAGAAGCAGTGCTCTCTTTTTCACCTTTTTCCTCCTCGATAATAAATTTATATTGACTAGTTAGGCATTGCTAACTATAATAGAATATAACATACGTTTGATTTTTTCTTCCCCCAGGCGGACTTTTTCAGTCCCCCTGCGGAACAATTTGAGGTTCAGAACAATGTCTTATTTACCATTAACATTTGAAACATCAGAGATTTTTCCCAGGAAAAGCATCACCCTGCGCCCGGGTGTACATATTATGATGTCCTCCGGTATTCCGGAAAGCAATTTAGAGAGAAAAACCGGAACAACCTCTTCCATATTTGAATTGTCTTATAGCAGGCGTGATGCCTTATATGGGGAAGTCGGCCACAGAACTGTGGAGCTGAAACCTGGATACGCTTCTCTTGGCTTCTTAGATCAGGCCTGCGGGCATTCGAAATATGACATCGGCATAGACATACGCCTATAT
The window above is part of the Novisyntrophococcus fermenticellae genome. Proteins encoded here:
- a CDS encoding FecCD family ABC transporter permease translates to MQSLITQMWSRKQDRTRRGKKKAYVCFIICLAFILLLSLLFSISIGVAGGNLKILLHTLTSVDRSSEMGRIMLEMRMPRALAACFTGAAFALSGAVMQGTARNPLADAGLLGINAGAGFLVALSAVAFPSISSMGTMLLAFIGAAGAAIMVYGIGMGNHKVSSIRLILAGSAVSALLTALSQGISLTFGLSKKLSFWTAGSLSGITWNQLVIVIPWIMGAGITSLFLGERMSMLALGEASAAGLGINVISVKLLGIGTVLIMAGASVSLVGGISFLGLIVPHSARRIVGADYRRVLPASALMGAILLVLADVAARMIYAPFDTPVGALVSAIGVPVFLGLTWQRKGAVL
- a CDS encoding ABC transporter substrate-binding protein → MKKRALLLICVLAALMTACQNGSKDPQTDKELTETTEEQKEREDTISIKDMKGTVEIPSDPRRIVDVSGSADELIAMGIPFVGSANTSMFDGTTVPDYLQEYFTENNVEIVGNYSGSVGDLDLEKIAELKPDLILMNIRHDKVYDQLKEIAPTAMIDDNINYVNWKGRFQQLGEWFDKEDVVHQWLEDYDVKASELSEKVKAVAGDETFAVLEANSVHFGSYYVYRTGGPGELVYDELKLTPSSGVPEDVWGEVVDAEYFSKIDADHIFFFSDDGNVGDTGDSPTWQNLNAVQNGNVYYGKNDVQYNMAYTPGGKLIYMEKLADAIINHANVE